Proteins found in one Thunnus maccoyii chromosome 5, fThuMac1.1, whole genome shotgun sequence genomic segment:
- the slc1a2b gene encoding excitatory amino acid transporter 2b, whose amino-acid sequence MPKQVEVRMHESHLEPIEARPQSKCAKICSKLFKNLLLTLTVLGVILGAVSGMLLRVASPIHPDIVMVIAFPGDILMRMLKMLILPLIISSLITGLAGLDAKSSGRLGTRAMVYYMSTTVIAAILGVILVLVIHPGNPKLKEGLGEGMQNDDVSSLDAFFDLIRNLFPENLVQACFQQIQTVTKKVEVVVPEDVNATTMEGLLANVTKEPQYIIKKSLQFKSGMNVLGLIGFFIAFGICMGKMGEKARLMIEFFNILNEIVMKLVIMIMWYSPFGIACLICGKIISIKDLEVVARQLGMYMVTVIIGLIIHGAIFLPSIYFVIVRKNPFTFFLGIFQAWITALGTASSAGTLPVTFRCLEENLGIDKRVTRFVLPVGATINMDGTALYEAVAAIFIAQMNGIHLDPGQIVTVSLTATLASVGAASIPSAGLVTMLLILTAVGLPTQDISLLVAVDWLLDRFRTSVNVVGDSYGAGIVYHMSKAELEELDAHMAKSDDIEMMTKTQSYYDDMKNHHENNSNQCVLTATATTISTATANNSVVVDECKVTSATNGSAAECTLVEEEPWKHE is encoded by the exons ATGCCTAAACAAGTGGAGGTGAGGATGCACGAGAGTCACCTGGAGCCCATCGAGGCCAGGCCTCAGTCCAAATGTGCCAAAATCTGCTCCAAGCTGTTCAAGAACCTTCTGCTCACACTCACCGTCCTCG GTGTGATCTTGGGAGCTGTATCGGGGATGTTACTTCGTGTTGCCTCTCCGATTCACCCAGATATCGTCATGGTGATTGCCTTTCCTGGAGATATCCTGATGAGGATGCTGAAGATGTTGATCCTGCCGCTCATCATCTCCAGTTTAATCACAG GTCTGGCCGGTTTGGATGCCAAATCTAGCGGTCGCCTTGGCACCAGAGCTATGGTCTACTACATGTCCACCACTGTTATTGCTGCTATCTTGGGAGTCATCCTGGTATTAGTCATCCACCCTGGCAACCCCAAACTGAAGGAGGGTCTGGGCGAGGGCATGCAAAACGATGACGTGTCCAGCTTGGATGCCTTCTTTGATCTGATCAGGAACCTGTTCCCAGAGAATCTTGTGCAAGCTTGTTTCCAACAG ATCCAGACAGTCACGAAGAAGGTGGAGGTGGTTGTTCCAGAGGACGTCAATGCCACCACTATGGAGGGTCTGCTGGCTAATGTTACCAAGGAGCCTCAGTACATTATCAAAAAGTCCCTGCAGTTCAAAAGTGGCATGAATGTTCTGG GTCTGATTGGTTTCTTTATTGCATTTGGCATCTGCATGGGCAAGATGGGAGAGAAGGCCAGACTCATGATTGAATTCTTCAACATCCTCAATGAGATCGTGATGAAACTTGTCATCATGATCATGTG GTATTCTCCCTTTGGTATTGCCTGTCTGATCTGTGGTAAGATCATCTCCATCAAGGACCTGGAAGTGGTGGCCAGGCAGCTGGGCATGTACATGGTGACTGTGATTATCGGCCTCATCATCCACGGCGCAATCTTCCTGCCCAGCATCTATTTTGTTATCGTCAGGAAAAACCCCTTCACCTTCTTCTTGGGCATCTTCCAGGCCTGGATCACTGCTCTGGGGACAGCCTCCAG TGCTGGTACACTGCCTGTCACCTTCCGCTGTCTGGAGGAGAACTTGGGTATTGACAAAAGAGTCACTCGTTTTGTGCTCCCGGTTGGCGCCACCATCAACATGGATGGAACTGCTCTGTATGAGGCCGTGGCAGCCATCTTCATTGCCCAAATGAACGGTATCCACCTTGACCCGGGTCAGATTGTCACTGTCAG TCTCACAGCCACCCTGGCCAGTGTCGGAGCTGCCAGTATTCCCAGTGCTGGCCTTGTGACTATGCTCTTGATCCTGACTGCTGTAGGCCTGCCAACCCAAGACATCAGTCTGCTGGTTGCTGTCGACTGGCTGCT GGACCGATTCAGGACCTCAGTGAATGTGGTGGGTGACTCCTACGGTGCAGGCATCGTGTACCACATGTCCAAGGCAGAGCTTGAAGAGCTGGATGCGCACATGGCTAAATCTGACGACATCGAAATGATGACAAAGACCCAGTCTTATTACGATGACATGAAGAACCACCACGAAAACAATTCCAACCAGTGCGTCTTAACCGCCACAGCTACCACAATCTCTACCGCCACTGCTAACAATTCTGTCGTAGTAGATGAATGCAAG GTAACCTCAGCCACTAACGGCTCTGCTGCGGAGTGCACGCTTGTTGAGGAGGAACCATGGAAACATGAATAA